The sequence below is a genomic window from Salicibibacter cibarius.
CCGCTACCGTTTTAATTTCAAAATTCTTCAGGTACCGCAAACCACCGTGAATAAGCTTCGTGGACCGGCTCGACGTTCCTGCCGCAAAATCCTGCATTTCAATAAGGCCTGTTTTAACCCCCCGGGTTTGGGCATCAAGCGCGGTTCCCACACCTGTAATGCCTCCACCGATAATTAATAAATCGAGCTCCATTTCAGTCATTTTTTCTATGGCAACATCTCGTGAACACGCTGAAAAAGACAATCAAATTCCTCCATTCGTATTTAAAACATTAAAAAGATCACAGAAATCTCTAACAGACGATATGCGTCGCCCGTCAGCTGATTGCTGTGATCTTCTCATTGACTCCGATCAGTTGGTTATTAACTTATGTTTAGTATACGGGAAATTTTTGTTAGAGTAAAGAAAAGCGTCATTTCATACGTGTTCTCCCGCCAAGGTGTTGCCTTTTTTCCGATGGATGATTTGGGAAACATATATCCCAAACTCATAAAGTAATATGAGTGGTATAATAAGCAGTATATCTGATAAGAAATCAGGCGGCGTGATCAGGACAGAAAATACAACCATTCCAAAATAAGCATATTTTCTAACTTTACGCATTTGCTCGGGAACGAATACACCCAAAGACGTCAAAAACATCATGACGATCGGTAATTGAAACACGAAGCCAATCGGTAACGTTGTCATAAGCAAGAAGGAGAAGTATTGTTGCGCGGTAATCATCATTTCAAAATGAATGGCGCCCAGCCCGATCAAAAAGGAATAAACGATCGGAAAAACGATCAAATATCCAAAAAGTAAGCCTAGAATAAATAAAACGGCGCTTCCCGGGATATAAGTCAAAATCATTTTGCTTTCCTTATCGGTTAAAGCAGGTTTTGCAAACTTCCAAATTTCATAGCCTACATACGGAATGGAAAAACCTATCGCCAATATTAAACCTACAAACAGGTAAATACGCATGATTTCCATAGGACCCAATAAGACCAAAGAAGTATCCACCGAACCGTGATTAATCAGATACGGAATAAGCCAGTGCATCAATACAACCATAACAACGAGGGAAACAGCTAAAAACAGGAGTGAGCGAATAACCATACTACGCATTTCACCATAATGTTCCAGTGCTGATTGATCTGTTGTTTTATTTTTAATATTTTTAATCATTGAGTCACTCACTCCTATCCTTGCTTACTCTTTTTGTGGACCCTCTGATTCCTTGGCTTCATGTGATGACGATTCCTCTTTTTTAGCCTCTTCATCTTTTTCATCGTTTTGTAGAGTCACATCATCCATGATCTGATTGGTAGATTTCTTAAAAGCCGACAACGTTTCACCAAAAGCAGAACCGATTTGAGGTAATTTTTTAGGACCGAAAATCAGTAGCGCTATTAACAATATTAGGATTAACCCGGGTATACCAATCGTACCTATCCCGCCCATACCGTTCGCCCCTTTTTTATAAAGATCTACCAGATGTTACGCTTTTTGGTTTGATTTTTTGCTACTGACTAGTTGACCTCCTCCGTTGTTTAAATATTCCTCGATTCCTTCGGCTGCTCGGTAAGTTAAGGCACCTACAGTTAACGTCGGATTGGTAGCGCTAAAATGCGGGAGAGCAGAGGCTCCACAAACAAATAAATTATCCATATTCCACATTTGCATATAATTATTCACCGCTGATGTCTCCGGGTCATCACCCATAATCGCACCACCGGCATTGTGCATGAATGTGAACTGAGGAGTAAAATGTTCCGGGAGGTGATCTTCATCAACAATATCCGCCCCCATTTCCCTTAATGTTTCAGCAGATTTTTCTACCAAGAACTTTGACATGTTAAGCTCATTATCCTTGTAATCCCATGTGAGGCGAAGGAGGGGATCACCCTTTTCATCCTTATAGTTTGGATCTAAATCTAAATAGTGATCTTCAAAGGGCATGGTGGCCATTTGGATATTGAGTGCAAATGAACGGTAAAAATAATACAGGGACTTTTCTTTAAATTCTTTCCCCCATAAAGGCGTACCATTTGGAACATGATTGTTTTGAATAGGATTCTCTCCATTCTCCCGCATTTCTATATGTCCCCCGTGGATGAAATCCACATCTGAATGGTCGAAGTTATCGGCGTTAAAATCTTCATACGTCATTCCTAAAGCCCCTGTAGATATATACCTATTAAACTTCCGGTCTTCAAAAAAACCTATTGCTTGGCCACTGGTATGATGATCTGTAAAATTTTTCCCAATGATTCCTTCCCCTGTTTCCGGATCATAAGGCTCTCCTATTTCCGATAAGAGTAGCAGACGAACATTATTAAAGGTGTAGCTAGTCAAAACCACAATATCCGCTGGCTGCTCAAATTCCTCACCGGTTTGCGTATCCTCATAGATGACACTCGTTGCTCTATCCCCGTCGTATAAGACGCGTGTGACGTTTGACCTCGTTCGGAGTTCAAAATTGTCTGTCTCCTGAGCAGTTGGAATAACTGTTATATTAGGGCTTGCTCTTGCCCCCCATTCACAGGCAAATCTACTACAAAAGCCGCTGTATTGACATGCATTCAATGTTTGCCCATCAGGATTTTCATATTGCTCCGATATAGTTCCGGCAGGAATTACGTATGGGTGATACCCTAGATTCTCTGTTGCCTCCTGGAATAGCTTCATTGCCTTAGTCTTTTTCAGAGGTGGCGTCGGATAGGGACTCGAACGCTCAGCGGCTAATGGATCTTCCTCTCCAGAAGTTCCCATCGTTTTTTCAAACTTATCATAGTAGGGCTCCAATTCATCGTAAGTAATCCCCCAATCTTGCAAAGACATATCTTCCGGAATTTTCTCTTCACCGTAGCGCTCAACCGTTCTACTGTAAATTTCAAAATCATACGGAAAATAGCGATGTGTTTGTGCAGCCCAATGAAGCCCGCCACCACCAACGTCAGTTCCTATTTGTAAATCGTGAGTTTCCCGAACCGGTGCAGCTGTCTGATCTAAATTATTACGGAATGTTACCGTATTATCAGGTAAATGGTGCATTACCTCATGCCTTTCGGCATAATTTAAGTGATCATGTTTATCATAATAATCTTCCGTTTCCCTTTCACCACCGCGCTCCAGGCCAACAACCTTATACCCTGCTTTGCTAAGTTCGGCAGCTATAATTCCTCCCGTCCACCCTACCCCTACAGTCACAACATCCACTTTATCCATTTTTTCAACCACACAAAACACTCTCCTTCATATGGAAAAGTATTTAACTTTCGCTCAAACTTATCGGTTCTATTACAATGAATTCATCTTCTTCAACCATGTCCCGATAAGACGTTTGCACGCCCGGAAATTCTTTCATCCTCCACCCTTCCATATTTTTATTGCCTCCATGCATCGGATCGGAATATACCCCTTCTAACGTGGTTTGCCTTAGCAGTGAAAAAAACTTAGATGACTCCACACGATTAAGTGTGACTTCATCATTTTCAAATGATCCCAATATTTCTATTTGCTGTTCTTCATCTAAGTCAGGAAAAGCTTCTCCATAATTATCATTACTAATTTTATTCATTTTACGGATACCTTGGAGAAAAATTTCTCCTTTATTTAATGGAGATTCTCCATCTTGAAAAGGTTTTACCATATAAACGTCTAAGTTTTTCCCCCACGGCCCTGCAAGTTGTTTATCAATAAAATAGGGAACGCCCAATGCGATTGCACCAGGACCGAGATCATCTTCCGGAAAAATTCTTTCCGTTGCCGTACTCAGTACATCAAAATCTTGCTGACGTAGGAAAAATTGACGAGCTTCACTATAATTTACCTGCTCCCTTTCATCCCCTTCCCTATCTTCACTAGCTGTTTCTGCACCTGTTCCTAACCATTGATTTCCTAGTACACCACCTAATAATCCTCCCCCAACGATCCCTCCGGTAACGAGCCCCGTATTCTTAATAAACGCCCGACGGCTAATTCCTTCCTTCGGATTTCCCTCGTTGTTCTGATTTTCTGGATTCGTATTATTCTCTGCCATTGTCCACACCCCTTTGCTCAATCGTTCAGTACTATATCGTACTATTATCAGGCGGCCAGTTTACTTAATGTTATGATGACATTACAATAATATGACACTTGTCAGAGTCCGCAAAAAAACCATAGGGTGGCTTTTAAACTAAGTTCAGCCACCTCTATGGTCTACTTTTTTATACGTCATGGTTTTCCGGCTTAAAAACCATCGTCGCTTCCACGGCTTTTTTCCAGCCGCCATACAGCTTTCTACGTTCCGTATCTTCCATGGCCGGTTCGAATGATTGATCTACTTTCCATTTCTTCGCAATATCTTCTTTGCTGTCCCAGATACCGACTGATAAACCGGCCAAATAAGCGGCCCCCAAGGCTGTTGTTTCACTGACGGTCGGCCGTTCCACCGGTGCATTAAGGAGGTCACTTTGGAATTGCATGAGGAAATTGTTTTCAGCAGCACCACCATCGACACGCAACTTTGTCGAAGGAATGCCCGCGTCTTTTTCCATCGCTGCCATGACATCTTTCGTTTGATAGGCTAAGGATTCCAAGGTTGCCCTAACGATATGGGCCTTCTCCGTTCCTCTCGTAATCCCGAACATCGCTCCGCGTGCGGCACTATCCCAATAAGGTGTGCCCAATCCAACGAAAGCAGGCACAAAATAAACACCTTCAGACGAGGTTACGCGCGTGGCAAAATCTTCGCTATCCGGCGATTGATCAATCATATTTATGCCATCCCGAAGCCATTGAACGGCAGAACCCGCTACGAAAATACTACCTTCCAACGCGTACTCAACTTTGCCATCGAGCCCCCAGGCAATTGTCGTTAACAACCCGTTTTCGGATATGACTGCTTCTTCACCCGTGTTCATCAAAATAAAGCAACCGGTGCCGTACGTATTTTTCACCATCCCTTTTTCAAAACACGCTTGCCCGAATAAAGCCGCGTGCTGATCGCCGGCCACACCGGCAATCGGCACTTTTGCGCCAAAGAAATGGTAATCAACGGTTTCCGCATACACTTCCGACGAGGATTTCACTTCAGGTAGCATATTTTTCGGAATGTCTAAAATATCGAGAAGTTCTTGATCCCATTCCAAACTATGAATATTAAACATAAGCGTGCGCCCGGCGTTCGTATAGTCCGTCACGTGTGCCGCGCCTCCACTTAGCTTCCAAATAAGCCACGTATCGATAGTGCCGAATAACAGGTCACCGTTCTCTGCTTTTTCCCGCGCGCCTTCAACATTATCAAGGATCCATTTTACTTTTGTTCCTGAAAAATAAGGATCGAGCAAAAGCCCGGTTTTTTGTCTAAACGTTTCATTCAGCCCCTCTTCCTTCAACTGATCAACAATCGGTTCTGTTTGCCGGGACTGCCACACGAGCGCGTGATAAACCGGTTTGCCCGTATGTTTATCCCAAACAACCGTTGTCTCCCGCTGATTCGTAATCCCGATACCGGCGATTTCATTCGGCTGAATGTCCACTTCAGTAAAAAGACCAGCGATAACCGCGAGGACAGAACCCCAAATTTCATTCGCGTCGTGTTCGACCCATCCCGGCTTTGGAAAGTGCTGCGTGAATTCTCTTTGCACCGAGTGAACTTCCTGACCTTCGCCGTCAAATAAAATCGTCCGTGTACTTGTCGTTCCCTGATCAATTGCTAAAATATGATTTTTCGCCATGATTTTTCCTCCTTCTTTTTTATCCTAACAGCAATACGTACAGCACTGCACCAAGAACTGCTCCAACGATTGGGCCAAATACCGGTATCCATGCATATTTCCAATCAGACGATCCTTTTCCATGAATCGGCAAAACAAAGTGTGCGAGCCGCGGTCCAAAATCTCGGGCAGGATTAATCGCGTATCCTGTTGTCCCGCCGAGTGATAACCCAATCGCAACAATTAAAAGACCGGTAGAAATCGGTTCCAAGCCATCTGTAAATGTATTTGCTCCAATTCCAAGAAGCGCAAACAACAACATAGCCGTGCCGATCACTTCACTCAAAAAGTTGGAAGGATAATGCTTAATTGCCGGGTCTGTCGCGAATGTTCCTAATTTCGCACCTGGATCATCTGTCGCTTTCCAATGAGGAAGGTAATGAAAATAGATGATGACCGCGCCAACAAAGGCGCCGACGGTTTGACCGACAATGTAAAAAGGCACTTGCGACCATGGAAAATCACCAATTGCCGCGAACCCAAGCGTTACCGCGGGATTAATGTGACCGTCACTCACTGTTCCGGAAACATAGACACCGAGAGCGACAGCAAGCCCCCATCCGATGGATATGCCAACCCAGCCCATCCCTTCGGATTTTGTATATTTCAGTACATTGCCGCCGACAACCCCTGCACCAAAAATAATCAGTACCATTGTGCCGATTAGCTCCGCCAGCATTTCATACATAGGCTTCTCCCCCTTTGCCATAAAAAAACGGACAATTCTTTACAGGTTACTTTATCTACCATAACCTATAAAAAACTGTCCGCTCTTTTCTCAGCAGTTTTCATCATTAACTTTGATTATAATGATACAGCATGCAAAAATTTTTGTAAACCCTTACAGCCTTTTTGATAATGCTAAGTTTCCAAGCCCAGTGTACAAGCATTTAAGGCGCTCGTTAAAAATTAGAGGTGCATGCGCATCTCTTTTTTGCGTTTTCATTTTAGCTAATATATTGATTACTTGCCTAATAATGTATATAATATAAGAAAATTAGCTAAAAGGGAGTGGTACAGATGAGAGTGCCTTCAACAAAAACGCAAAATAATTTCGGGAAATACTTGAAGTACGTAGAAGCGGGTGAGGAAATCATTGTAACGAAAAGCGGGAAAGCCACAGCCAAAATCTCCCCCTGTCATGACGAGGACATTGTCAGTGAAGAACGGTCAGAATACCGGTCTTCGGGGGATTGGGTGACTTATGACGAATTTCTGGAGTTAACGGAAGGATCGGAACAAAGATTTGAATTAATTGACGGCATCATCTACAACCTGGCCTCCCCTTCCTATAAACATCAACACGCAGTTGTGGAACTCCAAGGCACATTTTACAATTGGTTTAAAGGAAAAACATGTGAATCGCTCACATCCCCGTTTGACGTGACTTTTTTTAAAGAGGAAGACAACATTTGTGTCGTTCAACCGGATATTATGGTCATCTGTGACAAGGAAAACCTGGATGAGAATGACAAATATCATGGGACGCCAACCCTTGTGGTGGAAGTGTTATCACCTTCCACAAGAAGCAAGGACATGTTGAAGAAGCTTGAGTTATATAAGCAATGCGGCGTGAGAGAGTACTGGATTGTCGACCCAATCAATGAACACATTTTGATTTACTCACTGGAGGACAATGACATTGTCAACAACAAAACCTATTTAAAAGAGGCTCACCGCACGGTTCGATCCGACGTATTTGCCGGGTTGCAAGCGGATTTGCAGGATGTGTTTGCATAATGGCGTTATTGGCGGTTTTTAACTACATTTTCATCAGTCAGTTGCGGCCACACGCTTATGCCAAGGGGGCTTCAGATTAACGCAGTGGAAAGAACCGCAAAGGATTGACATCATATCCTTATACCGTCTGAACATTGCTCTTTTTCCTTCAGCTCTTTGTTTTTTATCCAGTTCCAGGTCATCACATGGTTAAGTTCTGCAATAATCCATGGAGGCCAAATAGGTTTAAAGAGGTGCTCAAAAGCAGTGGCAACTAAATGCTTTCTATTTTTTGGAAAGCAGGACGGATGTATCTAACACAGCAATGATGGTCATTTATTTTCTGGTTCCTCTCACAGAAGTCTACCCATTTTCCTATCTGACATTTAAGACAAATCCCTTTTTGTCAACTCAAAGTCCAAATCAGACATATCATCAAACCGCTTTTTAGGTTCTGAAACGTCTTGACGTTTTCATCTCACGATTTCAACAAACGTTGAATGGTTTCGGCCCACCTTTTACCCGCCCAACTTGCTTTCGGCGACCCAACGTTTCACGGTATTTACAGAACTTACGCTTAATATTTTCTTTGCTTCACCTGTTGTCATCCAATCAGATTGCATAATTTTTTCTACAGATTCTGTTGCCGATTCCATGTCCTCTACACCGTCCTTTCTATGTTCTTTATCTTCATTATTGTCAAAATTATCAATAACTCACAAACAGTATATCCATCAAATCCTTGTCTTACCTTTTTTTAGAACTCCTATAAAGTTCCTTTCAACATATAAAAACCACCGCCCGCAAGCAATGGTTTTATATATATGTTCTGATTTTACGACTGCTTCTGAGATTCGGACGTTGTGTTCGCCGTTTCTTCATTGATTTCTTTTCTTTCCGGTTCGGGCGGGTCATCTTCCATCATCTGTGAGGTGGATTTTTTGAATTCATTCAGTGTTTTTCCAAAAGCACCGCCGATTTCCGGTAGTTTCTTCGGACCAAAGATCAAGAGGGCGATCAAAAGGATGAGAATGAGACTGGGGATGCCAATATTTGGAAGCACAATGTTTCCTCCTTTTTCAACATAGCTGTATCTTTACGACTTAGTGTGACCACAAAACCATGCACTATACTTTATATCTATCGTATCACACAAATAGCTAATTGGACATGGTATAGCTTTCCCATTCTACAAAATTTTTATCCCGATGGTAAGCGCCCCTGCGGAAGCGGGATGGCAAATGACGATTCCTCGGTTTCTGTCAGGGATCCCACGGGGTGTGTAGTTCCTTTCAAAGTAATGCTACTTATCTTTGAGGAATTACCAGGGATATATTATTCCTCTCAAACCAACGCTCCTTACTCTTGAGGGATTACATCGCGCTTGTTTTACCTTTCAGAGCGGTGTGCCATTATTTTGAGGGATTACTTGGGGTTTATTACCCTCGATCCAGTCTTATAGCCACGAACATGAGACCGACTTCCGGCTCCCGATGCTGACTCCCATTTTTTACCCCTATGGATGTCAAAAGACTGAACGCGCACAACGTTCAGCCTTTCATTATTTACTTCAACAGTTTCATGACATTTTTTACGGAGTCCACGGATGTGGAGAGGTCCTGTTTTTCTTCCTCCGTAAGATTCAGTTCGATGACTCGCTCGACACCATCGCCCCCAAGGACGGTCGGGACGCCAACATAAAGATCATTATAGCCATACTCGCCTTCGAGATAAGCAATCGTCGGCAATATACGTTTTTTGTCTTTAACGATCGATTCAACCATTTGCGTTAATGCAGCGGCCGGCGCATAATAAGCGCTTCCGTCGCCGAGCAGTGAAACAATTTCACCGCCACCTTTACGCGTGCGTTCAATGATTTTGTCGATACGGTCTTGGGATAGCAAGTCCATTAACGGTACACCGCCAACACTTGAGTAACGAATCAACGGTACCATGTCATCGCCATGGCCCCCGAGGACAAATCCTTGTACGTCTTCGACCGACATGCTTAATTCCTGGGCAATAAACGCGCGGAAACGAGCCGTGTCCAAAACGCCTGATTGGCCGATTACCCTGTTCTTCGGTAAGCCGGATGCTTGGTATACTGCATACGTCATCGCATCCGCAGGATTTGTCAGTACGATAATGTACGTATCCGGTGAATATTTTACAATTTGCTCGGTAACGGATTTCATGATGCCGGCATTTGTGTTAACGAGATCATCCCGGCTCATACCCGGTTTCCGGGGAATGCCCGCAGTAATAACCACGACATCAGAGCCCTCCGTGTCTTTGTAATCGGAAGTCCCGGTCACATTCACGTCTGCACCTACGACAGGGGTGGATTCAAGCATGTCGAGAGCTTTCCCCTGTGTTGGACCCTCTTTATCCGGGATGTCCACGAGGACAACGTCTGCAAGCTCTTGTTGCGCAACATTAAGGGCCGTTGTAGCGCCTGTAAAGCCGCTACCGATCACAGATACTTTTCTACGTTTAATAGTCATTGATCTGCCTCCTTGGAATCCTTACATGTTCTTGATGAGTTCATCCGCAAACCCGGAGCATTTCACTTCTCTTGCGTTATCCATTAACCGAGCAAAATCATACGTAACAACTTTGTTGCCAATGGTCGTGTCCATGGACTTTGTAATAAGGTCGGCCGCTTCATTCCAGCCAAGATGGCGGAGCAACAATTCTCCGGATAAAATCAACGATGATGGATTCACTTTATCCTGACCCGCGTATTTAGGGGCAGTGCCATGTGTCGCTTCAAAGATGGCATGGCCGGTATCATAGTTAATGTTCGCTCCCGGCGCGATACCAATGCCGCCTACTTGGGCTGCTAAAGCATCAGAAATGTAGTCACCGTTTAAATTCATCGTCGCGACAACATCATGTTCTTTCGGGCGCGTAAGGATTTGCTGCAAGAAAATATCGGCGATCGCTTCTTTTATGATAATTTTCCCTGCTGCTTCCGCTTCGTCCTGCGCTTTGTTGGCTGCCTCTTTGCCTTCTTTTTCTACGATTTCATCGTAAGTTTGCCAAGTGAACACTTGATCACCGAATTCACGCTCTGCGAGCTCAAAGCCCCAAGCTTTGAAGGCTCCTTCCGTGAACTTCATAATATTCCCCTTATGAACAAGCGTTACGTTTTTGCGATTTTCGTCAATGGCGTATTGAATCGCAGAGCGAACGAGACGTTCCGTTCCTTCTTTAGAAATCGGTTTGATGCCGACGCCGGACGTTTCCGGAAAGCGAATGTTCTCTGATCCCATCTCATTTTGGATAAAATCGATCACTTTTTGCGCTTCAGGTGTTCCTTCTTGGTACTCAATGCCGGCATAAATATCCTCCGTATTTTCGCGAAAAATCACCATGTCCACTTCTTCCGGACGCTTTACCGGGGAAGGCACACCTGAATAGTGGCGAACCGGTCGCAAACAAGTGAACAGATCCAATTTTTGGCGAAGAGCAACGTTCAAAGACCGGATGCCGCCGCCGGTGGGTGTTGTAAGCGGACCTTTAATGGCGATTAAGTTTTCGCGAATCGCTTCCAACGATTCTTCCGGGAGCCACTCTCCTGTCTTATCATGAGATTTGCCGCCAACGAGGATTTCTTTCCAATCGATTTTTTTCTTGCCATCATAGGCTTTCTCTACAGCCGCATCGATGACACGGGAAGCTGCCGCCCAAATGTCGGGACCCGTGCCGTCTCCTTCAATGTATGGGATGACGGGGTTATCCGGCACATTTAATCTTCCATTGTTTACTGTAATTTTGTCAGACATTACAAATTCCTCCCAGAAAAAATTAAATCTCGCGCATCGGCTATAAGTAGCCGATACTTTACCCTAAGGGTGACTTCATGCGCTAGTCAATATCATAATCCCTACAGTAAGGGTTGAAACCTGAAGCATCACACGCTACGAACGTTCATCCAATGGAATATATTTTTGCGTATCCGGACCGACATATTCCGCACGCGGGCGAATGAGACGATTGTCGGCATACTGTTCCAAAATATGCGCGTTCCAACCTGCCGTCCTGCTCACAGCAAAAATAGGGGTGAATAGATCGTGGTCAACGCCTAAACTGTGGTACACAGATGCTGAATAGAAGTCCACATTCGGAAGCAATCCTTTGTCATTGACCACTTTTTCCTCAATAGCCACAGACATGTCATACCACTTC
It includes:
- a CDS encoding GMC family oxidoreductase, translating into MVEKMDKVDVVTVGVGWTGGIIAAELSKAGYKVVGLERGGERETEDYYDKHDHLNYAERHEVMHHLPDNTVTFRNNLDQTAAPVRETHDLQIGTDVGGGGLHWAAQTHRYFPYDFEIYSRTVERYGEEKIPEDMSLQDWGITYDELEPYYDKFEKTMGTSGEEDPLAAERSSPYPTPPLKKTKAMKLFQEATENLGYHPYVIPAGTISEQYENPDGQTLNACQYSGFCSRFACEWGARASPNITVIPTAQETDNFELRTRSNVTRVLYDGDRATSVIYEDTQTGEEFEQPADIVVLTSYTFNNVRLLLLSEIGEPYDPETGEGIIGKNFTDHHTSGQAIGFFEDRKFNRYISTGALGMTYEDFNADNFDHSDVDFIHGGHIEMRENGENPIQNNHVPNGTPLWGKEFKEKSLYYFYRSFALNIQMATMPFEDHYLDLDPNYKDEKGDPLLRLTWDYKDNELNMSKFLVEKSAETLREMGADIVDEDHLPEHFTPQFTFMHNAGGAIMGDDPETSAVNNYMQMWNMDNLFVCGASALPHFSATNPTLTVGALTYRAAEGIEEYLNNGGGQLVSSKKSNQKA
- a CDS encoding gluconate 2-dehydrogenase subunit 3 family protein — translated: MAENNTNPENQNNEGNPKEGISRRAFIKNTGLVTGGIVGGGLLGGVLGNQWLGTGAETASEDREGDEREQVNYSEARQFFLRQQDFDVLSTATERIFPEDDLGPGAIALGVPYFIDKQLAGPWGKNLDVYMVKPFQDGESPLNKGEIFLQGIRKMNKISNDNYGEAFPDLDEEQQIEILGSFENDEVTLNRVESSKFFSLLRQTTLEGVYSDPMHGGNKNMEGWRMKEFPGVQTSYRDMVEEDEFIVIEPISLSES
- a CDS encoding type II toxin-antitoxin system prevent-host-death family antitoxin, which codes for MRVPSTKTQNNFGKYLKYVEAGEEIIVTKSGKATAKISPCHDEDIVSEERSEYRSSGDWVTYDEFLELTEGSEQRFELIDGIIYNLASPSYKHQHAVVELQGTFYNWFKGKTCESLTSPFDVTFFKEEDNICVVQPDIMVICDKENLDENDKYHGTPTLVVEVLSPSTRSKDMLKKLELYKQCGVREYWIVDPINEHILIYSLEDNDIVNNKTYLKEAHRTVRSDVFAGLQADLQDVFA
- a CDS encoding MIP/aquaporin family protein, which translates into the protein MYEMLAELIGTMVLIIFGAGVVGGNVLKYTKSEGMGWVGISIGWGLAVALGVYVSGTVSDGHINPAVTLGFAAIGDFPWSQVPFYIVGQTVGAFVGAVIIYFHYLPHWKATDDPGAKLGTFATDPAIKHYPSNFLSEVIGTAMLLFALLGIGANTFTDGLEPISTGLLIVAIGLSLGGTTGYAINPARDFGPRLAHFVLPIHGKGSSDWKYAWIPVFGPIVGAVLGAVLYVLLLG
- the tatA gene encoding twin-arginine translocase TatA/TatE family subunit, whose amino-acid sequence is MGGIGTIGIPGLILILLIALLIFGPKKLPQIGSAFGETLSAFKKSTNQIMDDVTLQNDEKDEEAKKEESSSHEAKESEGPQKE
- the tatA gene encoding twin-arginine translocase TatA/TatE family subunit — its product is MVLPNIGIPSLILILLIALLIFGPKKLPEIGGAFGKTLNEFKKSTSQMMEDDPPEPERKEINEETANTTSESQKQS
- the mdh gene encoding malate dehydrogenase — encoded protein: MTIKRRKVSVIGSGFTGATTALNVAQQELADVVLVDIPDKEGPTQGKALDMLESTPVVGADVNVTGTSDYKDTEGSDVVVITAGIPRKPGMSRDDLVNTNAGIMKSVTEQIVKYSPDTYIIVLTNPADAMTYAVYQASGLPKNRVIGQSGVLDTARFRAFIAQELSMSVEDVQGFVLGGHGDDMVPLIRYSSVGGVPLMDLLSQDRIDKIIERTRKGGGEIVSLLGDGSAYYAPAAALTQMVESIVKDKKRILPTIAYLEGEYGYNDLYVGVPTVLGGDGVERVIELNLTEEEKQDLSTSVDSVKNVMKLLK
- the glpK gene encoding glycerol kinase GlpK, which codes for MAKNHILAIDQGTTSTRTILFDGEGQEVHSVQREFTQHFPKPGWVEHDANEIWGSVLAVIAGLFTEVDIQPNEIAGIGITNQRETTVVWDKHTGKPVYHALVWQSRQTEPIVDQLKEEGLNETFRQKTGLLLDPYFSGTKVKWILDNVEGAREKAENGDLLFGTIDTWLIWKLSGGAAHVTDYTNAGRTLMFNIHSLEWDQELLDILDIPKNMLPEVKSSSEVYAETVDYHFFGAKVPIAGVAGDQHAALFGQACFEKGMVKNTYGTGCFILMNTGEEAVISENGLLTTIAWGLDGKVEYALEGSIFVAGSAVQWLRDGINMIDQSPDSEDFATRVTSSEGVYFVPAFVGLGTPYWDSAARGAMFGITRGTEKAHIVRATLESLAYQTKDVMAAMEKDAGIPSTKLRVDGGAAENNFLMQFQSDLLNAPVERPTVSETTALGAAYLAGLSVGIWDSKEDIAKKWKVDQSFEPAMEDTERRKLYGGWKKAVEATMVFKPENHDV
- the icd gene encoding NADP-dependent isocitrate dehydrogenase produces the protein MSDKITVNNGRLNVPDNPVIPYIEGDGTGPDIWAAASRVIDAAVEKAYDGKKKIDWKEILVGGKSHDKTGEWLPEESLEAIRENLIAIKGPLTTPTGGGIRSLNVALRQKLDLFTCLRPVRHYSGVPSPVKRPEEVDMVIFRENTEDIYAGIEYQEGTPEAQKVIDFIQNEMGSENIRFPETSGVGIKPISKEGTERLVRSAIQYAIDENRKNVTLVHKGNIMKFTEGAFKAWGFELAEREFGDQVFTWQTYDEIVEKEGKEAANKAQDEAEAAGKIIIKEAIADIFLQQILTRPKEHDVVATMNLNGDYISDALAAQVGGIGIAPGANINYDTGHAIFEATHGTAPKYAGQDKVNPSSLILSGELLLRHLGWNEAADLITKSMDTTIGNKVVTYDFARLMDNAREVKCSGFADELIKNM
- the tatC gene encoding twin-arginine translocase subunit TatC translates to MIKNIKNKTTDQSALEHYGEMRSMVIRSLLFLAVSLVVMVVLMHWLIPYLINHGSVDTSLVLLGPMEIMRIYLFVGLILAIGFSIPYVGYEIWKFAKPALTDKESKMILTYIPGSAVLFILGLLFGYLIVFPIVYSFLIGLGAIHFEMMITAQQYFSFLLMTTLPIGFVFQLPIVMMFLTSLGVFVPEQMRKVRKYAYFGMVVFSVLITPPDFLSDILLIIPLILLYEFGIYVSQIIHRKKGNTLAGEHV